Proteins encoded within one genomic window of Ctenopharyngodon idella isolate HZGC_01 chromosome 6, HZGC01, whole genome shotgun sequence:
- the or90b1 gene encoding LOW QUALITY PROTEIN: odorant receptor 137-2 (The sequence of the model RefSeq protein was modified relative to this genomic sequence to represent the inferred CDS: deleted 1 base in 1 codon) codes for MNSTMYLYSVQERYSDAFAKNFTVVLLAVIILSINGVFVLTFFRSSIFYNDPRYILYIHLVINDMLMVFISVILSVMAYLWQNVPLPFCVTLLIIASTTHKNTPLTLAGMAVERYIAICKPLHHHQICTVHRTYILISLIWGVGVIPGLADLILLSIVRPLSSSSTATSCGASILYSTPYHEVQSRFMNGLYSSVVWVILVFTYCQVLIAARRATTDKSSAKKAQSTILLHGAQLLLCMLSYITAVIDKMFVPLAPVDRARLTFLNYLLTNILPRLLTPLIYGVRDKHFYKHMKGLFSCRLFIVEVESIKQ; via the exons ATGAACTCTACAATGTATCTATATAGTGTCCAAGAAAGATATTCGGATGCTTTTGCCAAAAATTTCACCGTTGTTCTTCTTGCTGTCATAATTCTATCCATAAATGGAGTGTTTGTATTGACATTTTTTAGGAGTTCAATTTTCTACAATGATCCAAGgtacatattatatattcacTTGGTTATCAATGATATGCTCATGGTTTTTATCAGTGTAATTCTTTCTGTGATGGCTTATTTATGGCAAAATGTACCTCTCCCTTTCTGTGTCACACTGCTAATAATAGCCTCAACAACTCATAAGAACACTCCTCTGACTTTGGCCGGTATGGCCGTTGAGCGTTACATCGCCATCTGCAAACCACTGCATCACCATCAGATTTGCACAGTGCACAGGACGTACATCCTTATCTCTCTGATATGGGGTGTAGGAGTAATCCCTGGTTTGGCTGACTTGATTCTCCTTTCAATTGTTCGTCCTTTATCTAGTTCTTCAACAGCTACTTCGTGTGGTGCATCAATTCTGTACAGCACACCATACCATGAAGTACAGTCCCGATTTATGAATGGCCTTTACTCATCTGTTGTGTGGGTAATTCTTGTATTCACATATTGTCAAGTGCTGATTGCGGCC AGAAGGGCCACCACTGATAAATCTTCAGCAAAAAAGGCCCAGAGCACCATCCTGTTACATGGAGCACAGCTTCTGCTCTGTATGTTGTCCTACATTACTGCTGTCATAGACAAGATGTTTGTCCCACTTGCACCAGTTGATCGGGCAAGACTAACCTTTTTAAATTATCTTCTAACAAACATATTGCCACGACTACTTACTCCCCTGATTTATGGTGTTCGCGATAAGCATTTTTACAAACACATGAAGGGACTTTTTTCATGCAGATTATTCATTGTAGAAGTTGAATCAATCAAACAATGA